A stretch of Candidatus Purcelliella pentastirinorum DNA encodes these proteins:
- a CDS encoding oxidative damage protection protein, with amino-acid sequence MNNKIFCTFLKKKAKKQKIQFYPGKIGKLIYKNISQQAWEQWIKKQTILINENKLNMNKKKDREILTKKMYKYLFKNKT; translated from the coding sequence ATGAATAATAAAATATTTTGCACATTTTTAAAAAAAAAAGCTAAAAAACAAAAAATACAATTTTATCCAGGTAAAATTGGAAAATTAATATATAAAAACATATCTCAACAAGCATGGGAACAATGGATAAAAAAACAAACTATATTGATAAATGAAAATAAATTAAATATGAATAAAAAAAAAGATCGTGAAATATTAACAAAAAAAATGTATAAATATCTATTTAAAAATAAAACATAA